From one Tetragenococcus osmophilus genomic stretch:
- a CDS encoding PTS sugar transporter subunit IIB: protein MTKKAEILFVCGAGLGSSFAAQMSAEDVLNKYKVNAKLDHVDISTAASSKADVIITAQNFESQFKKFSIGETTSIIYLKNIVSKAEIEEKLIPVLQEKGFAEK, encoded by the coding sequence ATGACAAAAAAAGCAGAAATTTTATTTGTATGTGGTGCAGGCTTAGGAAGTAGTTTTGCAGCCCAAATGTCGGCAGAAGATGTGTTAAATAAATACAAGGTTAATGCCAAATTAGATCATGTGGATATCTCAACTGCAGCTTCTTCCAAAGCAGATGTAATTATTACTGCTCAAAATTTTGAATCACAGTTTAAAAAATTTAGCATCGGGGAGACAACCTCTATTATTTACTTAAAAAATATTGTATCTAAAGCAGAAATTGAAGAAAAATTAATTCCCGTGTTGCAAGAGAAAGGTTTTGCAGAAAAATAA